A window of the Bacillus sp. A301a_S52 genome harbors these coding sequences:
- a CDS encoding GIY-YIG nuclease family protein, protein MTIGMIDDNHQLYVLNLKLTHTTHIRIGKRDVCFSEGYYVYIGSAKRNIRKRVERHYKLKKRKHWHIDYIREYAEWLNACTFPLGDGECALKELVQKATGGTVEVNKIGASDCKCDSHFLKVKFPFQPYFLNEQPFTNS, encoded by the coding sequence ATGACGATTGGAATGATAGATGACAACCATCAATTATATGTCCTTAATCTGAAACTTACTCACACCACACACATCCGTATAGGCAAAAGAGACGTGTGTTTTTCAGAAGGGTATTACGTCTATATTGGGAGTGCAAAAAGAAATATTCGAAAACGTGTTGAAAGGCATTATAAACTGAAAAAAAGGAAACATTGGCACATAGATTATATTAGAGAATACGCTGAATGGCTAAATGCTTGTACCTTTCCTCTGGGTGATGGAGAGTGTGCTCTGAAAGAGTTAGTACAAAAGGCAACAGGTGGAACGGTGGAAGTAAATAAAATAGGGGCCTCTGACTGTAAATGTGACAGTCACTTTTTGAAAGTGAAATTTCCCTTTCAACCTTATTTCCTCAATGAACAGCCCTTTACAAACTCTTAA
- a CDS encoding EAL domain-containing protein, with protein sequence MEADGFYRGEIPLVNKGRLLLKIEDEVTAHQLKARLVVVGVELVLDGIWLQIKYSSWVQLQRCIGLVQMILTDKQMEVYEGSLLGEIKSDDYRKVTLPLSQLSLIIENPLFVKIIQEKLFQSYMQPIISSKERIITGYEFLLRPNSKVYPFAPTDLFMFAQHAGLQYILDSQSRINAIRTGAQMLSDGMKYFINFLPSSINDPIQCLKSTFKAVEHYRVNPSDLVFEVVETEKIYDINHLRNIFEFYRQEGVKVALDDVGAGFSTFEILKQLVPDYVKIDPTLIHKCHLSERKMNDIKYLRNISQQLGIILLAEGVESAEEYTAVEPFVDLVQGFYFGKPIRNPA encoded by the coding sequence ATGGAAGCTGACGGTTTTTATCGAGGGGAAATTCCATTAGTGAATAAAGGTAGGTTGTTATTGAAAATAGAGGATGAAGTGACAGCACACCAATTAAAAGCACGATTGGTGGTAGTAGGTGTGGAGCTTGTATTGGATGGCATCTGGCTGCAAATTAAATATTCCTCATGGGTTCAACTTCAGCGATGTATTGGGCTTGTGCAGATGATTTTAACTGATAAACAAATGGAAGTATATGAGGGCAGTTTGTTAGGTGAAATCAAATCAGATGACTATAGAAAAGTAACACTTCCACTTAGCCAGCTTTCTCTTATTATTGAGAATCCGTTGTTTGTTAAAATAATACAAGAAAAATTATTTCAATCTTATATGCAGCCAATTATCTCATCGAAAGAGAGAATCATTACCGGTTATGAGTTTCTTTTACGGCCAAACAGCAAGGTCTATCCTTTTGCACCAACAGATCTTTTTATGTTTGCCCAGCATGCTGGTTTACAATACATATTAGATAGCCAGTCGAGAATTAATGCCATCAGAACAGGGGCACAAATGTTATCAGATGGTATGAAGTATTTCATTAACTTTTTACCGTCTTCCATTAATGATCCTATTCAATGTTTAAAAAGCACATTTAAGGCAGTAGAACATTACCGTGTGAATCCATCGGACTTAGTTTTTGAAGTAGTAGAAACAGAAAAGATTTATGACATTAACCACCTTAGAAATATTTTTGAATTTTATAGACAAGAAGGTGTTAAAGTAGCATTAGATGATGTAGGAGCAGGGTTTTCTACTTTTGAAATATTAAAGCAACTAGTACCTGATTATGTAAAGATTGATCCAACACTTATTCATAAGTGCCATTTAAGTGAGAGGAAAATGAATGATATTAAATATTTGCGGAATATTTCACAGCAGTTAGGTATCATTTTACTAGCTGAAGGTGTGGAATCAGCCGAGGAATATACAGCTGTGGAGCCATTTGTAGATTTAGTACAGGGGTTTTACTTCGGCAAGCCAATTAGAAATCCAGCTTAA
- a CDS encoding 4a-hydroxytetrahydrobiopterin dehydratase — protein MVLSQEEIQASLRDSQKWELEDETWIKKQYNLPTFPKAMQFVNEVADLAEDRQHHPYMIIDHTTVTIKLSTLDKGGLTQKDFEAAHAYDHTYLRYT, from the coding sequence GTGGTTTTATCACAGGAGGAGATTCAAGCGAGTTTAAGAGATTCCCAAAAGTGGGAACTTGAAGATGAAACTTGGATAAAAAAACAGTACAACCTGCCAACTTTTCCGAAAGCAATGCAATTTGTTAATGAAGTAGCTGATTTGGCTGAAGACCGTCAGCACCACCCTTACATGATTATTGATCACACGACTGTAACAATTAAGTTAAGCACCCTTGACAAAGGTGGTTTAACTCAGAAAGATTTTGAAGCAGCTCACGCATACGATCACACTTACTTACGCTATACTTAA
- the arsC gene encoding arsenate reductase (thioredoxin), whose protein sequence is MTKPIIYFLCTGNSCRSQMAEAWGKHYLGGKWDVHSAGIEAHGVNPKAIQAMNEVGIDISNQTSDIIDQDLLEKADLVVTLCGHANDVCPATPKNKDRVHWGFNDPAKAEGTDEEKWSIFQTVRDEIGERIKKFKETGK, encoded by the coding sequence GTGACGAAGCCAATTATTTATTTTTTGTGTACAGGCAATTCTTGCAGAAGTCAAATGGCTGAAGCATGGGGAAAGCACTACTTAGGTGGCAAATGGGATGTTCATTCAGCTGGTATTGAAGCACATGGTGTAAATCCGAAAGCCATTCAAGCAATGAATGAAGTAGGGATTGATATTTCTAATCAGACCTCAGATATTATTGATCAAGACTTACTTGAAAAAGCAGATCTAGTCGTGACTTTATGTGGGCACGCCAATGATGTCTGTCCAGCCACACCTAAAAATAAAGATCGTGTCCATTGGGGTTTTAATGACCCAGCTAAAGCGGAAGGAACAGATGAAGAAAAGTGGTCTATTTTTCAAACTGTGAGAGATGAGATAGGAGAAAGAATTAAAAAATTCAAAGAGACAGGAAAATAA